TCTCAACAAGGTATCATCTTTCAACTGCTAACTAAGCGCGAAGATGACGCCGGTTTTATCGAGAAGTTTTTCCGCGATCGTGTCTGCAAGAAATGTATTAAGAAGCCAGTCGACGACGAAGAAGCCAATCAATTGCCTGCTCTGGGGTCATCTGACGACAAGATCGGATCACCTGACGACAAGAGCGGATCACCTGACCGCAAGAGCAAGGTAGTGGAGGCAGGAGTGGATGATGAGAGTGAGGATGAACTACCGCCATTACCACCACTGACTGGCCGAGACAGACTGAGCATCAGTAAGAGGATGAAAAGACGAAAGGAGGTTAGAGAGTTCGTCTTTTGTAATAATGAAACTTGTTGCCATTGGAACATTCATTTAAAATATTTGCATATAAATTCTTTAAATAACCAATGTTACTTGATCCCATAATTTATAATTTCTATTgacacccccaccccacacaccacacacacccaccccacacacacacaacacacacacccacaccacacacacacgcagttgAAAGAGCGTGAGAAGTCCAAAAAGAAAACCGAGAAGACTGAGTCAGGAAGTGTCCTACAACGCAAGCTGAACAAACTAGCTATTCAGATCGGCTACGCTGGTACCATCGCGGCCGTCGTCTGCTTTTTTATTCTATTCTTCAAGTTTGTCATTGAGGACTTTGGAATAATGATGCGGCAATGGGACTCTTCTATCGATTTCTCAGAGATACTCCATTTCATTATCATCAGTATAACCGTGCTTGTTGTGGCTGTGCCCGAGGGACTGCCCCTGGCTGTTACCATCTCGTTGGCTTTCTCCGTGAAGAAAATGCTGAATGATAACAATCTTGTTCGACATTTGCACGCTTGTGAGACGATGGGAAATGCTACCGCTATTTGCTCGGATAAGACAGGTACGCTAACAACCAATCGGATGACAGTCGTCCAGAGCTACGCAGGGGGTAGTCGTTACAATGTAACCCCTCGTCTAGAGGACCTCCCACAGTCACTGGTGGACCTACTTAAAGTGAACATTGCCGTCAACAGCTCTTACACATCCCAACTGCTCAAGGTATGAGAGAAGAGTACTCCATGTAATACCGGattatagcaggtatatttcgagggtataaactttcgctcgaggaatagcagcctttttgcagcatgcttACATGCGATAGTAATTTCATGGGTACGTATAATGTTTGCGGACCATGcccttaatcagcgaaaaccacgaacatttataccctcgaaatattaGACCTACTATACGTTGTTATTGAGAAACAGTCGAGTTTTGGGGCCAATAACTTCATTTTTAGACGCTACAATTGTGACCTTGTGCAATAGACAGAGGTGTATATAAGTAGCAGCTAGTGGAgcatcaggagtgcactcctggtagTATTTGTAACACTAACCAAATACAAGTGGCCATGTTGTTGATAATAATGGCCTCTACAAGATGTGAGAACAGAAATTAAATTCTTTATATCATTCCTTCCATGCAGGACACAGAGGGTGGAGCCGCTGCTAAGAAGGTTGGGCTCCTGGCTAGGATGGCGAGATGGGTCAAGTCCTCCAACTCTGAAGTGGTATTAGGACAAGGCCTGGCTCGTCAAGTGGGCAATGTGACTGAGTGTGCACTACTGGGGTTCCTAGTGGATCTCAGTGAGTTCGGATGTTTTAAGCTATGTACTCATTTTTATCTACCTTTTGGCAACCATATACTTCTGACttctgtgtacacacacacactctctctctctctctctcacccacacacacacacacacacacacagacattgACTACGAAGCCATACGTGAGCAATTCCCTACCGATAACTTCACAAAAGTCTACACTTTCAACTCGTCACGTAAGAGCATGTCCACCGTCATTGCTCTGCCTAATGGCGGCTATCGTCTCTTCACAAAGGGAGCCTCAGAGATTGTACTGGCCAAGTGCTCTTCTACTATTTCTCAAGATGGAAAGGTTTCTAATTTGTCAAAGGACGATCAGAAGGACATCGTGACTACCGTGGTTACGCCGATGGCAGAGAATGCCCTCAGGACCATTGCACTGGCTTACAGGTACTAACACTACATTGTGTGACTATTAACTCAATTTGCATGACAGTTTTTAAATAGCctgtaactttagttccgttgctCCAATTTCActaattttgtgattttctgaaagctctcTATCAGATGGTATGATCAGCTCAAAAAATTTTATCGGGCCCACATTTGCACTTTTTCTCCACCTATATTTATTTCTGGCCTAGTGAATGGGCCTGTAGTGAATGTGTTTGATTCTGGCCTGGTGAGTGGGCCTGGACACGTagtaaaatatatatatatatttgatTCTGGCCTGGTGAGTGGGCCTGGACATGTAGTATAATATGTTTGTTTCTGGCCTAGTGAGTGGGCCTGTAGTGAATGTGTTTGATTCTGGCCTGGTGAGTGGGCCTGGACTTGTAATAAAAAAAGACACTACCTACTTCTCACAACTGAcatcttttttcttttttttttactacaTGTCCAGGCCCACTCACCAGGCCAGAATCAAACACATTCACTACAGGCCCACTCACTAGGCCAGAAACAAACCCTTTTTTTTACTAAATGTCCAGGCCCACTCACTAGGCCAGAaacaaatatatatatattttttactACGTGTCCAGGCCCACTCACCAGGCCCGAATCAAACACATTCACTACAGGCCCACTCACTAGGCCAGAaacaagcagtcgatagcaggccttcttttctatgaaggctggtgaaggaggctaggcaTAGCCCGGCACCCGTTCCCAATGGgtgccacgcccaactagtgcTGCATGGCTTTATAGCCCACGTTTTTTTGTTAAAATTGGCTTCAAAAATGACTATTGATTTTAGtacaccatctgaaagagctcactTTAAGCTACCAGAAAATGTTTATAATGTTGAAAATGGACAATCCAAACccaagttatggccgttcaaagatgcgtAGTCATATATGTGTGTACGGTAGCTATCATTGACTGCTTTGTGTGCTGATCACAGGGACTTCCCCCCCGCTGGAGAGGGTGGTACTGAGATCACCTCCATAGAGCCGGAGTGGGACGATGAAGAGTCCATTGTCAATAACCTCACTCTCCTGGCCATTGTAGGCATCCAAGACCCAGTCAGACCTGAGGTAAGAGAGACACACACTTAGTCTGTCTAAATCTGTGTTTGGCCATAATTTTGTAGAGGAGTTTTGATATTCTGTATGTTGTGTATAGCAGGgaattttcgtgggataaaaattcgttattttcatgggcaagctgacctccacaaaacgtatgcaatgcagtgcaggcaatgaagtcAAAATCTCCCCATATTCAAACTAACAAAATTTTTACCCTGCGAAAATGACTATGTAACCTTGCCCCATACCtacctactgtacatgcacaagctGGGAAGATAATAGCAATGTTTCACCAATATTCGAAGCCTGTAGACTAGTACGATAAATCATGTGATATCTAGAACACATTGTtgtttaatgatattcattgctATCATCCTGTTATCCATCCAGCTGCATCCTGTACTAGTGTCCATGTATGAATAGGATACATTTTTATTATCTCCACATCCTCTGCCAATTTGTCCATTTTAGGAAGTTCTATGTTAAGTTTCTCATACTTTGCAAAATGCCAAATCACTGGCAGTGTTAGTTACGAATCACCAACAGTCAACTTCAGATTGGAATTTCCTGTCATTTATCTCACAATAAACATCCCTATATCTATACTATCAGTGATTGCCGATATTCTGAAGTGGTGGTCAATCCTCAatccaatacacacacaaagttGTCTCTTTTATTTTAGTAATCTAATgtctaagaggtggttattttctgtctagaggtggttagtaccaaccaccaccaccaaccagtgtgggcactTCCCTGCAATGGTAAATGTACTAGTAGCTTTCTTATATATAATGCAAGCAAAAAGGTTATTTTATATTAAATCTCTGTAGGTCCCAGGTTGCATTGAGAGCTGTCAGAATGCTGGTATCACAGTTCGTATGGTAACCGGGGACAACATAGACACGGCTCGTGCGATTGCCTTCAAGTGTGGCATCATCAACAAGGGAGATGGATACCTCGTCATGGAGGGCAAGGAGTTCAACAAGAAGATACGAGATCAATCtggagaggtgtgtgtgtgtgtgtgtgtgtgtgtgtggggggggggtggcgTGTGGGGAGGGCttataggctaataattatggacaagctacatgtagcacacATAGAAGCCTTACATACGTTCACTGGATTAATTAGTTTCCTTTATTGTCCATGAACACACTCAATAATATTCGTGCAGCCTATACAAGTAGATCGTGATCCTTATAGGCTCCTAAAAgagttagcataattatgtgtttcaGTTCCTTAATTTACTGtcaatacaaaattaatgtttcccCCTCGCCCTTGTATGATTACCCCCTCCTCTCTCTGTTTAGATAAACCCTGAGAAGTTTGACCGCATCTGGCCACACCTCCGAGTGCTAGCACGCTCCTCACCAACTGACAAACATATACTAGTCGATGGTATTATCCAATCACGTCTCACCAAGAACAGAGAGGTTGTCGCGGTAACAGGAGACGGAACAAACGATGGACCTGCTCTCAAGAGAGCTGATGTTGGATTTGCAATGGTGAGAATTGTTGAAAcgtattttgtagctcttggTATGACCTTTCAAATGGATACAGAAAGCAAGTGTTGTGGATTGCTTTGTAATTAATGTGGGTAGCTTTGGCCTATTATTCACTTGTATacttatacagaggtggcctttgttgaggggttgttctGCACACAAACtattcatttgggacctggccttTACATGTATATCGCACGTATTTTAACCTTTCTTTAAATGTGACCATTAAGAGTGACCCCACTGTATTGGATATGAGTGATgtactctataataattataactaagacactaatattataattaatagggtattataattattattcgaCACTA
This region of Halichondria panicea chromosome 12, odHalPani1.1, whole genome shotgun sequence genomic DNA includes:
- the LOC135345846 gene encoding plasma membrane calcium-transporting ATPase 2-like, with protein sequence MSSKSNSAVKMSVVSTFGLTRKQLKDLMSQRGADALSAVAEYGGVTGVMESVETNTKTGLANNPQELERRKSMFGVNYIKPIAPKSFLALCFDAIQDKTLIILIIAAVVSIVLGVAVEEDKSIAWIEGVAILGAVVIVVLVTAVNDWTKEKQFRGLQRRLETDAKFSVLREGNLEELNLAEIVVGDVLQFKYGNTFPVDGLLIQGYDVKVDEASLTGEAELVKKLPDRDVMLLAGTQVMEGGGRMVVTAVGPNSQQGIIFQLLTKREDDAGFIEKFFRDRVCKKCIKKPVDDEEANQLPALGSSDDKIGSPDDKSGSPDRKSKVVEAGVDDESEDELPPLPPLTGRDRLSISKRMKRRKELKEREKSKKKTEKTESGSVLQRKLNKLAIQIGYAGTIAAVVCFFILFFKFVIEDFGIMMRQWDSSIDFSEILHFIIISITVLVVAVPEGLPLAVTISLAFSVKKMLNDNNLVRHLHACETMGNATAICSDKTGTLTTNRMTVVQSYAGGSRYNVTPRLEDLPQSLVDLLKVNIAVNSSYTSQLLKDTEGGAAAKKVGLLARMARWVKSSNSEVVLGQGLARQVGNVTECALLGFLVDLNIDYEAIREQFPTDNFTKVYTFNSSRKSMSTVIALPNGGYRLFTKGASEIVLAKCSSTISQDGKVSNLSKDDQKDIVTTVVTPMAENALRTIALAYRDFPPAGEGGTEITSIEPEWDDEESIVNNLTLLAIVGIQDPVRPEVPGCIESCQNAGITVRMVTGDNIDTARAIAFKCGIINKGDGYLVMEGKEFNKKIRDQSGEINPEKFDRIWPHLRVLARSSPTDKHILVDGIIQSRLTKNREVVAVTGDGTNDGPALKRADVGFAMGIAGTDVAKEACDIILIDDNFASIVRAVMWGRNVYDSISKFLQFQLTVNVVAVVLALISAITIGDTPLRAVQLLWVNLIMDTLASLALSTESPTPHLLERKPYGRNKALVSPHMWLFILGHSLYQLAVMFVLLYAGPMLFDIDDGKNRELRATPGMHFTLIFNTFVFMQIFNEINARKVHGERNVFSGIFKNWIFVAVMIVQVSVQIIIAQFGSFVFNTSGLNWELWMWSIFIGSTELIVWQLYLFIPLDALQWLLRSILVILQLRTHREPQDHVDYEENDPLDEETTPAQVLWMKSLTRLRTQIRVVNAFRSGLDSGSVWSGSIAHLHSTPVPARRYNKHPSGLETAV